A window of bacterium genomic DNA:
ATGCAGATCGGAGATCCAACGGTTGCGTTTCATGGGCGATTCACCTTCGAAGACGTCAAGAGCGGAGCTCCAGCTGCGCCCGGATGTCCTCGTGTCGCTCCCGGGTAATGGGAAATCGCTGGAAGATGATCACGGCCAACAGATTCAGGATCGCCGGCAGGATACAGTAGAGAAATTTCATCCCTTCGATCACGCTTTCGGTCTGATCCTGGTTGGGGACATAGCCGATGAACTCCAGCCCCTGCATCCCGATGAAGACGGCGACGCCGATTGCAGCCTTGTCGACGAACGACCAGATGCCCATGAACACGCCCTCACGACGCTGACCGGTTTCGAGCTCGTCCTCATCGATCGCGTCCGCAGCGATGGCGGGCCCCAGGGTCAGCGTGCAGCCGTGGACCGCACCGACGACAGCTCCGAGGATCACCCACAGGACCCAGGTGCCTTCGTGGTAGCTGTAGGAAATCGCATAGGCGGCGACCCCGACGAGCATGCCGGCCGTCCACGTCCGGTTCTTCCCGTGGATCCTCGAGAGCCGCAGCCATAGGGGAACCGACAGCAGCGAGCCCACCAGGTACGCAAGCATCACCGGTTGCATGGCCCATTCCAACTTGATCACGTACTTGGCGATGAAGAGGCCGAGCGGCGCGATGAAGCTCCCCCCCACGTGGCTCGCCAGGTAGACGAGCAGCAGGATGCGGAAGGGGCGATTCGCTGCAGTCACACGCAGACCCTGCACGAAGGGAAGCGGATTTCTCACGACGACCGCTGGCCGCTCCGCGATCCGGCTCGAAGCGAACAGGATCAACACTGCGCCGAACCCTCCGAGAGCAAGCGCCATGACGGGGTAGCCGTCCTCCTTCGTTCCGATCAGCTCGGCGAAGGCGAAGGGCGCCAGCATACCGGCGGCGGTCCCGACGACGGTGAACACCTGACGTACACCAAAAAGACGAGTGCGATCGTCGTAGTTCGGGGTCAGCTCCATGCCAAGGGAGATATACGGAATCGAGAACACGGTCAGGAACGCGTAGAGCAGCAGGTAGCAGACGAGGAGATGCACGAATACGCCGGTCGGCGAGAGTGAACTTGCCGGCGACCAGACCAGATAGAAGATGAGCCAGATGGGGAGCGCAGCCAGCAACATGTAGGGACGCCTGCGGCCCCATCGCGTTGCCGTCCGGTCGGAGATGAAACCCATCAGCGGGTCCGTGACCGCATCCGACAGGCGCCCGGCCAGGAACACCCAGCTCAGCAGACCGGCCGACACACCCAGTTCGTCCGTGTAGAAGTTGGGCAAGTACATGCCCACGCTGATGACGACAATCGCGACGGTCGCAGCCGGCAGCGCGTAGGCGAGCACTTCGCCAGACGGA
This region includes:
- a CDS encoding MFS transporter is translated as MSTRLPSGEVLAYALPAATVAIVVISVGMYLPNFYTDELGVSAGLLSWVFLAGRLSDAVTDPLMGFISDRTATRWGRRRPYMLLAALPIWLIFYLVWSPASSLSPTGVFVHLLVCYLLLYAFLTVFSIPYISLGMELTPNYDDRTRLFGVRQVFTVVGTAAGMLAPFAFAELIGTKEDGYPVMALALGGFGAVLILFASSRIAERPAVVVRNPLPFVQGLRVTAANRPFRILLLVYLASHVGGSFIAPLGLFIAKYVIKLEWAMQPVMLAYLVGSLLSVPLWLRLSRIHGKNRTWTAGMLVGVAAYAISYSYHEGTWVLWVILGAVVGAVHGCTLTLGPAIAADAIDEDELETGQRREGVFMGIWSFVDKAAIGVAVFIGMQGLEFIGYVPNQDQTESVIEGMKFLYCILPAILNLLAVIIFQRFPITRERHEDIRAQLELRS